Proteins encoded by one window of Salarias fasciatus chromosome 1, fSalaFa1.1, whole genome shotgun sequence:
- the c1h16orf87 gene encoding UPF0547 protein C16orf87 homolog, which translates to MSANKTKKVKMATKSCPECDQQIPVACKSCPCGYVFISRKLLNAKLNERSSPAIADKLDFKRRTTGRIRRERVDSPLTSDLENRRRPRTNSQSDPIRRGRGRPKTVGLKKQDEDKEKQEKEVDIYAGLSDEKAFVFSVALAEINRKILGQRLIL; encoded by the exons ATGTCggcaaataaaacaaagaaggtCAAAATGGCTACAAAATCCTGTCCGGAATGCGACCAACAG ATTCCGGTGGCGTGTAAATCCTGTCCGTGCGGCTACGTGTTTatcagcagaaagctgctcaaCGCCAAGTTAAACGAGCGCTCCTCTCCGGCCATCGCAG ACAAGCTGGACTTCAAGCGGAGGACGACGGGGCGGATCCGCAGGGAGAGGGTGGACTCCCCTCTGACCAGCGACCTGGAGAACCGGAGGAGACCCCGAACCAACAGCCAGTCGGACCCCatcaggagggggcggggccggcccAAGACGGTGGGGCTGAAGAAACAGGACGAGGACAAAG agaagcaggagaaggaggtggaCATTTACGCCGGACTCTCGGACGAGAAGGCCTTCGTGTTCTCCGTGGCTCTGGCTGAGATCAACCGCAAGATCCTGGGACAGAGACTGATCCTATAG